From a single Labrenzia sp. PHM005 genomic region:
- a CDS encoding 2-oxoglutarate dehydrogenase E1 component, whose protein sequence is MARQEANNVFALTSLLYGANAAYIEDLYASYKTDPHSVDPEWQDFFAAFQDEKEAVLKEARGAPWKRKDWPVEASGDLVNAFDGNWAPIEKQLGEKLKKKAETNGAPISETEVLQATRDSVRALMMIRAYRMRGHLHADLDPLGLAGKGDHEELHPSSYGFVEADWDRRIFIDHVLGLEYATIREMLDILKRTYCSTLGVEFMHISDPAAKAWLQERIEGPDKQVAFTSEGKKAILNKLVEAEGFEKFLDVKYTGTKRFGLDGGEALIPALEQIIKRGGQMGLKDIVLGMAHRGRLNVLTQVMGKPHRAVFHEFKGGSYAPDDVEGSGDVKYHLGASSDRSFDGNDVHLSLTANPSHLEIVNPVVLGKARAKQDQLAAADNGTFITTTEVDRTTVLPLLLHGDAAFAGQGVVAECFGLSALRGHRTGGSIHVIINNQIGFTTNPRFSRSSPYPSDMAKVIEAPIFHVNADDPEAVTFAAKIAIEFRQTFGRPVVIDMICYRRFGHNEGDEPAFTQPIMYRKIRKHQTTLQLYSDRLIKEGVMNQEDVDRMKADWRKHLDSEFDTGQAFKPNKADWLDGKWAGLKRADDEEDPRRGKTGLPMDELKDLGRALTRIPDDFNAHRTIARFMNNRERMIETGEGIDWATAEAMAFGSLLKEGHPVRLSGQDCERGTFSQRHSVLYDQENESRYIPLNHVGENQQRYEVINSMLSEEAVLGFEYGYSLAEPTALTMWEAQFGDFANGAQVLFDQFISSGERKWLRMSGLVCLLPHGYEGQGPEHSSARLERYLQLCAEDNMQVANCSTPANYFHILRRQLRRDIRKPLILMTPKSLLRHKKAVSKLEELGPDSSFHRLLWDDAESNPAAETKLVSDDKIKRVVMCSGKVYYDLYEEREKRGLNDIYLMRVEQLYPFPKKALMMELARFPHAEMVWCQEEPKNMGSWFFVEPYIEWVLGQIDAKHKRPRYAGRAAMASTATGLMSAHLAQMQAFLEEALGN, encoded by the coding sequence ATGGCACGGCAGGAAGCGAACAACGTATTCGCACTGACGTCGTTGCTTTACGGCGCCAACGCAGCCTATATCGAAGACCTCTACGCAAGCTACAAGACTGATCCCCATTCGGTTGATCCGGAGTGGCAAGATTTCTTCGCGGCTTTCCAGGATGAAAAAGAAGCGGTCCTAAAAGAAGCCCGCGGCGCGCCCTGGAAGCGCAAGGATTGGCCGGTAGAGGCCAGCGGCGATCTCGTCAACGCGTTTGACGGCAACTGGGCGCCGATTGAAAAGCAGCTTGGCGAAAAGCTGAAGAAAAAAGCGGAAACGAACGGCGCACCGATATCGGAAACCGAGGTGCTCCAGGCGACCCGCGATTCTGTCCGCGCCCTGATGATGATCCGCGCATATCGTATGCGTGGTCACCTTCATGCAGATCTCGATCCGCTGGGTTTGGCCGGCAAGGGCGATCATGAAGAGCTGCATCCCTCTTCCTATGGCTTTGTCGAAGCCGATTGGGATCGTCGGATCTTCATCGATCATGTTCTCGGCTTGGAATACGCCACCATCCGCGAGATGCTGGACATCCTGAAGCGGACCTACTGCTCGACCCTCGGCGTTGAATTCATGCACATCTCCGACCCGGCGGCAAAAGCCTGGCTTCAGGAGCGCATTGAAGGCCCGGACAAGCAGGTTGCCTTTACCTCTGAAGGTAAAAAAGCAATCCTCAACAAGCTGGTTGAGGCTGAAGGCTTCGAAAAATTCCTTGATGTGAAATACACCGGCACCAAGCGCTTCGGCCTGGATGGCGGGGAAGCTCTGATCCCGGCGCTTGAACAGATCATCAAGCGCGGCGGCCAGATGGGGCTCAAAGACATCGTGCTAGGGATGGCCCACCGTGGCCGCTTGAACGTGCTGACTCAGGTGATGGGCAAACCACACCGCGCTGTCTTCCACGAATTCAAGGGCGGCTCTTATGCCCCGGACGATGTCGAAGGCTCCGGTGACGTTAAGTACCACCTCGGTGCATCCTCCGACCGCTCCTTTGACGGCAACGACGTCCACCTATCGCTGACGGCGAACCCGTCGCACCTGGAAATCGTCAATCCAGTCGTCCTCGGCAAGGCGCGCGCCAAGCAGGACCAACTTGCTGCTGCTGATAACGGCACATTTATCACGACGACCGAAGTTGACCGCACCACTGTGTTGCCGCTGCTGTTGCATGGCGATGCAGCCTTTGCCGGTCAGGGTGTTGTCGCTGAATGTTTCGGCCTGTCCGCACTGCGCGGCCATCGGACCGGCGGTTCGATCCATGTGATCATCAACAACCAGATCGGCTTCACCACCAATCCGCGTTTCTCGCGGTCCTCGCCTTATCCGTCTGATATGGCGAAGGTGATCGAAGCACCGATTTTCCACGTCAATGCAGATGATCCGGAAGCTGTGACCTTCGCCGCGAAGATCGCGATTGAATTCCGCCAGACTTTTGGCCGTCCGGTCGTCATCGACATGATCTGTTACCGCCGCTTCGGCCACAACGAAGGCGACGAGCCGGCGTTCACCCAGCCGATCATGTACCGCAAGATCCGCAAGCATCAGACCACTTTGCAGCTTTATTCCGATCGGCTGATCAAAGAAGGTGTGATGAACCAGGAAGATGTCGACCGGATGAAGGCCGATTGGCGCAAGCACCTCGATTCCGAATTTGATACGGGGCAGGCTTTCAAACCGAATAAGGCTGACTGGCTTGATGGCAAGTGGGCTGGTTTGAAACGGGCCGATGACGAGGAAGATCCGCGCCGCGGTAAAACCGGTTTGCCGATGGATGAGTTGAAAGATCTCGGCCGGGCATTGACCCGCATTCCGGATGATTTCAACGCTCACCGCACGATCGCGCGTTTCATGAACAATCGTGAACGCATGATTGAGACGGGTGAAGGCATCGACTGGGCAACCGCCGAAGCGATGGCTTTCGGTTCACTGTTGAAGGAAGGCCATCCGGTGCGCCTTTCCGGTCAGGACTGTGAGCGCGGCACGTTCTCCCAGCGCCATTCGGTGCTCTACGATCAGGAAAATGAAAGCCGTTACATTCCGCTGAACCACGTGGGTGAAAACCAGCAGCGTTATGAGGTCATCAACTCGATGCTCTCAGAAGAAGCGGTGCTTGGTTTTGAGTATGGCTATTCGCTGGCCGAGCCGACGGCTCTGACCATGTGGGAAGCCCAGTTCGGTGATTTCGCCAACGGTGCACAGGTCCTGTTCGACCAGTTCATTTCCTCCGGTGAGCGGAAATGGCTCAGAATGTCTGGTCTGGTCTGCCTTCTGCCGCACGGTTATGAAGGCCAAGGCCCGGAGCACTCGTCTGCGCGTCTGGAGCGGTATCTTCAGCTCTGTGCGGAAGACAACATGCAGGTGGCGAACTGTTCGACTCCGGCCAACTACTTCCACATCCTGCGCCGACAGTTGCGCCGCGATATTCGTAAACCGCTCATTCTGATGACGCCGAAATCGCTTCTGCGTCACAAGAAGGCTGTTTCGAAACTCGAGGAACTCGGACCGGACAGCTCATTCCACCGTCTGCTGTGGGATGATGCGGAATCCAATCCTGCGGCTGAAACCAAGCTGGTTTCCGACGACAAGATCAAGCGCGTCGTCATGTGCTCCGGCAAGGTCTACTACGATCTTTACGAAGAGCGCGAGAAGCGCGGCCTCAACGACATCTACCTGATGCGTGTTGAGCAGCTGTACCCGTTCCCGAAAAAGGCTCTGATGATGGAGCTGGCCCGTTTCCCGCATGCGGAGATGGTCTGGTGCCAGGAAGAGCCGAAGAACATGGGCAGCTGGTTCTTCGTCGAACCGTATATTGAGTGGGTTCTTGGACAAATCGATGCCAAGCACAAGCGTCCGCGCTACGCCGGACGGGCTGCCATGGCATCGACTGCAACTGGTCTGATGTCTGCGCATTTGGCCCAGATGCAGGCGTTCCTCGAAGAGGCACTCGGAAACTGA
- the sucD gene encoding succinate--CoA ligase subunit alpha translates to MSILVNKDTKVIVQGLTGKTGTFHTEQALEYYGTKMVAGVHPKKGGEKWSAGVEGAAELPIFASVGEAKEATGADASVIYVPPAGAGAAIIEAIDAEVPFIVCITEGIPVADMVKVKRRLEKSNSRLLGPNCPGILTPEECKIGIMPGSIFKKGSVGVVSRSGTLTYEAVFQTSNAGLGQTTAVGIGGDPVKGTEFIDVLEMFLADDETESIIMIGEIGGSAEEEAAQFIKDEAKKGRSKPMAGFIAGRTAPPGRTMGHAGAVISGGKGGAEDKIAAMEAAGIKVSPSPAKLGETLLEVLKG, encoded by the coding sequence ATGTCGATCCTCGTCAATAAAGACACAAAAGTCATTGTTCAGGGTCTGACCGGCAAGACCGGTACGTTCCACACGGAACAGGCCCTGGAATACTACGGCACCAAAATGGTGGCCGGTGTTCATCCGAAGAAGGGTGGCGAAAAATGGTCTGCCGGTGTCGAAGGCGCTGCAGAACTGCCGATCTTTGCCTCTGTTGGTGAAGCCAAGGAAGCAACCGGTGCCGATGCATCCGTGATCTACGTGCCGCCGGCAGGCGCAGGCGCCGCGATCATCGAAGCGATCGATGCGGAAGTCCCGTTCATCGTCTGCATCACCGAGGGCATCCCGGTTGCCGACATGGTCAAAGTCAAGCGCCGGTTGGAAAAATCCAACTCCCGTCTGCTTGGTCCGAACTGCCCGGGCATCCTGACTCCTGAAGAATGCAAGATCGGCATCATGCCGGGCTCTATCTTCAAGAAGGGCTCCGTTGGTGTGGTTTCCCGTTCCGGCACGCTGACCTATGAAGCTGTGTTCCAGACATCCAACGCTGGTCTCGGCCAGACAACGGCTGTCGGCATCGGCGGCGACCCGGTCAAGGGCACTGAGTTCATCGACGTGTTGGAAATGTTCCTGGCCGATGATGAAACAGAATCCATCATCATGATCGGTGAAATCGGCGGGTCTGCTGAAGAAGAAGCCGCTCAGTTCATCAAGGACGAAGCCAAGAAGGGCCGCTCCAAGCCGATGGCTGGTTTCATCGCTGGCCGGACAGCACCTCCGGGCCGCACCATGGGTCACGCTGGCGCTGTGATTTCCGGCGGCAAAGGCGGCGCGGAAGACAAGATTGCAGCCATGGAAGCAGCTGGCATCAAAGTGTCACCGTCCCCGGCGAAGCTCGGCGAAACACTTCTCGAAGTGTTGAAGGGCTAA